A genomic window from Salvia splendens isolate huo1 chromosome 11, SspV2, whole genome shotgun sequence includes:
- the LOC121755557 gene encoding alpha,alpha-trehalose-phosphate synthase [UDP-forming] 6-like isoform X2, with protein sequence MEVINPEDDFVWVHDYHLMVLPTFLRKRFNRVKLGFFLHSPFPSSEIYKTLPIREEILRGLLNSDLIGFHTFDYARHFLSCCSRMLGISYESKRGYIGLDYYGRTVSIKILPVGIHMGQLQSVLSLPETEAKVAELVKQFSGQGRTLLLGVDDLDIFKGISLKLLAMEQLLLQHPEKKGKVVLVQIALPARGKGKEVKEVQDEIYATVKRINETFGEPGYDPVILIDRPPKFYERVAYYVVAECCLVTAVRDGMNLIPYEYVISRQGNERLDKILGPEASIPKKSMLVVSEFIGCSPSLSGAIRVNPWNIDVVAEAMESAIVMEEPEKHLRHEKHYKYVSTHDVSYWGKSFLQDLERTCKDHVRRRCWGIGFGLSFRVVALDPNFRKLAMEHIVSAYKRTKTRAILLDYDGTLMPQDSIDKKPSSKTLDILNSLCRDKNNVVFIVSSRRRDKLDAWFSSCDKLGIAAEHGYFIRMKRDEEWETSIPAVECNWKQIAEPVMQLYTETTDGSVIEPKEISMAWCYEDADPDFGSCQAKELLDHLESVLANEPVTVKSDSNCVEVKPQGVSKGLVAKRLLSSMQERGMLPDFVLCIGDDRSDEDMFEVISSSTTGPSIAPNAEVFACTVGRKPSKAKYYLDDTAEIVRLMKGLASVSELMIPVL encoded by the exons ATGGAAGTGATTAATCCGGAAGATGACTTTGTTTGGGTCCATGATTACCATCTGATGGTACTGCCTACTTTCTTGAGGAAGAGGTTTAATCGGGTGAAGCTTGGCTTTTTCCTGCATAGTCCGTTTCCATCTTCGGAGATTTATAAGACGTTACCAATAAGAGAGGAGATTCTGCGAGGTCTGCTTAATTCTGATTTGATTGGTTTTCACACATTTGATTATGCCAGGCATTTCCTCTCCTGCTGCAGTCGAATGTTGGGGATTTCGTATGAGTCGAAGAGGGGTTACATAGGCCTCGATTATTATGGCCGCACTGTTAGTATCAAGATTCTTCCTGTTGGCATTCATATGGGTCAGCTTCAATCGGTTTTGAGCCTTCCAGAGACAGAGGCGAAGGTAGCAGAGCTCGTTAAGCAATTTTCAGGGCAGGGACGGACACTGTTACTGGGTGTTGATGATTTGGATATTTTCAAGGGCATCAGCTTAAAGCTATTAGCAATGGAGCAGCTCCTACTGCAGCACCCCGAGAAGAAAGGAAAGGTCGTTTTAGTTCAGATAGCTCTTCCTGCTCGGGGCAAGGGAAAGGAAGTCAAAGAAGTACAGGATGAGATATATGCAACGGTGAAGCGGATAAATGAGACATTTGGGGAACCTGGATATGATCCGGTCATCCTGATTGATAGGCCGCCTAAATTTTATGAAAGAGTTGCTTATTACGTTGTTGCTGAATGTTGTTTGGTTACTGCAGTTAGGGACGGAATGAATCTTATACCGTATGAGTATGTTATCAGTCGGCAAGGAAATGAGAGATTGGATAAGATATTGGGACCCGAAGCATCCATCCCAAAAAAGAGCATGTTGGTTGTGTCCGAGTTTATTGGATGTTCGCCGTCTCTAAGTGGAGCGATTCGAGTCAACCCATGGAATATTGATGTGGTAGCAGAGGCGATGGAATCAGCCATTGTAATGGAGGAACCGGAAAAACATCTGAGGCATGAAAAACACTATAAGTATGTGAGCACACACGACGTCTCGTATTGGGGTAAAAGCTTCTTGCAAGATCTGGAAAGGACTTGTAAGGATCATGTGCGACGCAGATGCTGGGGTATTGGATTTGGCTTGAGCTTTAGGGTCGTTGCACTCGATCCTAATTTCAGGAAACTGGCCATGGAGCACATAGTTTCAGCATACAAAAGGACTAAAACTAGAGCTATACTTCTCGACTATGATGGAACTCTAATGCCTCAAGATTCAATCGACAAGAAACCAAGCTCGAAAACACTCGATATCTTAAATAGTTTGTGCAGAGACAAGAACAATGTGGTGTTTATCGTAAGTTCTAGACGGCGAGACAAGCTGGATGCGTGGTTTTCATCATGTGATAAACTGGGAATTGCAGCTGAGCATGGTTATTTTATAAG GATGAAGCGGGACGAGGAATGGGAAACCAGTATTCCGGCAGTAGAATGCAACTGGAAGCAAATAGCAGAGCCAGTAATGCAACTTTATACCGAGACGACTGATGGATCAGTGATTGAACCTAAGGAAATATCGATGGCTTGGTGTTATGAGGACGCTGATCCCGATTTTGGATCTTGCCAAGCGAAAGAACTTCTCGATCACTTAGAGAGTGTGCTCGCCAACGAACCTGTCACAGTGAAGAGCGATTCAAACTGTGTAGAAGTTAAGCCGCAG GGGGTGAGCAAAGGTCTTGTAGCGAAACGGCTGCTATCCTCGATGCAGGAGAGAGGAATGTTGCCCGATTTTGTGCTGTGCATCGGAGACGACCGGTCTGACGAAGATATGTTCGAGGTCATAAGCAGCTCCACCACCGGCCCGTCCATAGCTCCGAACGCGGAAGTGTTTGCATGTACGGTGGGGCGGAAGCCAAGCAAGGCCAAGTACTATCTGGACGACACGGCTGAGATCGTGAGGCTGATGAAGGGACTGGCTTCTGTTTCGGAGCTTATGATACCTGTGTTGTAA
- the LOC121755557 gene encoding alpha,alpha-trehalose-phosphate synthase [UDP-forming] 6-like isoform X1 — MVSRSYSNLLELASGEAPSPSFSRMSRRIPHIMTVAGIMSDIDDDGSDSVLSDPSSSSQKERIIIVANQLPIKVHKKTDSSKGWTFSWDDNSLYLQLKDCLGDEDTEFIYVGCLKEEIHPNDQDEVSQILLETFKCIPTFLPPDLYSRYYHGFCKQQLWPLFHYMLPLSPDLGGRFNRSLWQAYVSVNKIFADRIMEVINPEDDFVWVHDYHLMVLPTFLRKRFNRVKLGFFLHSPFPSSEIYKTLPIREEILRGLLNSDLIGFHTFDYARHFLSCCSRMLGISYESKRGYIGLDYYGRTVSIKILPVGIHMGQLQSVLSLPETEAKVAELVKQFSGQGRTLLLGVDDLDIFKGISLKLLAMEQLLLQHPEKKGKVVLVQIALPARGKGKEVKEVQDEIYATVKRINETFGEPGYDPVILIDRPPKFYERVAYYVVAECCLVTAVRDGMNLIPYEYVISRQGNERLDKILGPEASIPKKSMLVVSEFIGCSPSLSGAIRVNPWNIDVVAEAMESAIVMEEPEKHLRHEKHYKYVSTHDVSYWGKSFLQDLERTCKDHVRRRCWGIGFGLSFRVVALDPNFRKLAMEHIVSAYKRTKTRAILLDYDGTLMPQDSIDKKPSSKTLDILNSLCRDKNNVVFIVSSRRRDKLDAWFSSCDKLGIAAEHGYFIRMKRDEEWETSIPAVECNWKQIAEPVMQLYTETTDGSVIEPKEISMAWCYEDADPDFGSCQAKELLDHLESVLANEPVTVKSDSNCVEVKPQGVSKGLVAKRLLSSMQERGMLPDFVLCIGDDRSDEDMFEVISSSTTGPSIAPNAEVFACTVGRKPSKAKYYLDDTAEIVRLMKGLASVSELMIPVL, encoded by the exons ATGGTGTCTAGATCATACTCAAATTTGTTAGAGCTAGCTTCTGGGGAAGCTCCATCACCATCTTTTAGCCGTATGAGTCGGCGTATCCCTCATATTATGACAGTAGCGGGGATAATGTCCGATATTGATGATGATGGTTCAGACAGTGTATTGTCGGATCCATCGTCGTCTTCTCAAAAGGAGAGGATAATTATTGTGGCCAATCAGTTGCCTATAAAGGTGCACAAGAAAACGGATAGTAGTAAAGGTTGGACTTTTAGCTGGGATGATAATTCACTTTATCTCCAACTAAAAGATTGTTTAGGAGATGAAGACACTGAGTTCATTTATGTGGGGTGCCTTAAGGAGGAAATTCATCCCAATGACCAAGATGAGGTGTCTCAGATACTCCTCGAGACGTTCAAGTGCATCCCCACCTTTTTGCCACCTGATCTGTATAGCAGGTACTACCATGGATTCTGCAAACAGCAGCTATGGCCTTTGTTCCACTATATGTTGCCCCTGTCGCCCGATCTAGGTGGTAGGTTTAACCGCTCATTGTGGCAGGCTTATGTATCGGTGAACAAGATTTTCGCTGATAGGATCATGGAAGTGATTAATCCGGAAGATGACTTTGTTTGGGTCCATGATTACCATCTGATGGTACTGCCTACTTTCTTGAGGAAGAGGTTTAATCGGGTGAAGCTTGGCTTTTTCCTGCATAGTCCGTTTCCATCTTCGGAGATTTATAAGACGTTACCAATAAGAGAGGAGATTCTGCGAGGTCTGCTTAATTCTGATTTGATTGGTTTTCACACATTTGATTATGCCAGGCATTTCCTCTCCTGCTGCAGTCGAATGTTGGGGATTTCGTATGAGTCGAAGAGGGGTTACATAGGCCTCGATTATTATGGCCGCACTGTTAGTATCAAGATTCTTCCTGTTGGCATTCATATGGGTCAGCTTCAATCGGTTTTGAGCCTTCCAGAGACAGAGGCGAAGGTAGCAGAGCTCGTTAAGCAATTTTCAGGGCAGGGACGGACACTGTTACTGGGTGTTGATGATTTGGATATTTTCAAGGGCATCAGCTTAAAGCTATTAGCAATGGAGCAGCTCCTACTGCAGCACCCCGAGAAGAAAGGAAAGGTCGTTTTAGTTCAGATAGCTCTTCCTGCTCGGGGCAAGGGAAAGGAAGTCAAAGAAGTACAGGATGAGATATATGCAACGGTGAAGCGGATAAATGAGACATTTGGGGAACCTGGATATGATCCGGTCATCCTGATTGATAGGCCGCCTAAATTTTATGAAAGAGTTGCTTATTACGTTGTTGCTGAATGTTGTTTGGTTACTGCAGTTAGGGACGGAATGAATCTTATACCGTATGAGTATGTTATCAGTCGGCAAGGAAATGAGAGATTGGATAAGATATTGGGACCCGAAGCATCCATCCCAAAAAAGAGCATGTTGGTTGTGTCCGAGTTTATTGGATGTTCGCCGTCTCTAAGTGGAGCGATTCGAGTCAACCCATGGAATATTGATGTGGTAGCAGAGGCGATGGAATCAGCCATTGTAATGGAGGAACCGGAAAAACATCTGAGGCATGAAAAACACTATAAGTATGTGAGCACACACGACGTCTCGTATTGGGGTAAAAGCTTCTTGCAAGATCTGGAAAGGACTTGTAAGGATCATGTGCGACGCAGATGCTGGGGTATTGGATTTGGCTTGAGCTTTAGGGTCGTTGCACTCGATCCTAATTTCAGGAAACTGGCCATGGAGCACATAGTTTCAGCATACAAAAGGACTAAAACTAGAGCTATACTTCTCGACTATGATGGAACTCTAATGCCTCAAGATTCAATCGACAAGAAACCAAGCTCGAAAACACTCGATATCTTAAATAGTTTGTGCAGAGACAAGAACAATGTGGTGTTTATCGTAAGTTCTAGACGGCGAGACAAGCTGGATGCGTGGTTTTCATCATGTGATAAACTGGGAATTGCAGCTGAGCATGGTTATTTTATAAG GATGAAGCGGGACGAGGAATGGGAAACCAGTATTCCGGCAGTAGAATGCAACTGGAAGCAAATAGCAGAGCCAGTAATGCAACTTTATACCGAGACGACTGATGGATCAGTGATTGAACCTAAGGAAATATCGATGGCTTGGTGTTATGAGGACGCTGATCCCGATTTTGGATCTTGCCAAGCGAAAGAACTTCTCGATCACTTAGAGAGTGTGCTCGCCAACGAACCTGTCACAGTGAAGAGCGATTCAAACTGTGTAGAAGTTAAGCCGCAG GGGGTGAGCAAAGGTCTTGTAGCGAAACGGCTGCTATCCTCGATGCAGGAGAGAGGAATGTTGCCCGATTTTGTGCTGTGCATCGGAGACGACCGGTCTGACGAAGATATGTTCGAGGTCATAAGCAGCTCCACCACCGGCCCGTCCATAGCTCCGAACGCGGAAGTGTTTGCATGTACGGTGGGGCGGAAGCCAAGCAAGGCCAAGTACTATCTGGACGACACGGCTGAGATCGTGAGGCTGATGAAGGGACTGGCTTCTGTTTCGGAGCTTATGATACCTGTGTTGTAA